From a region of the Pseudoxanthomonas sp. X-1 genome:
- a CDS encoding DUF6491 family protein gives MTRWTSLPAMALTAALLVAGCATTGLSDTQRLALYRAHAGAPQKDLSNADRLIGWTALGDEAVAVWTRPNEAYLLDLGNSCNGLNNATTILITNLLGQVSAGMDRVTVFDRPGGFHVSCRIQSIRRLDTQTIRASERALREAKLAEREASDAGS, from the coding sequence ATGACCCGATGGACTTCGCTGCCGGCGATGGCGCTGACGGCCGCACTGCTGGTCGCCGGTTGCGCCACCACCGGCCTGAGCGACACCCAGCGCCTGGCGCTGTACCGCGCCCATGCCGGCGCGCCGCAGAAGGACCTGAGCAATGCGGACCGCCTGATCGGCTGGACCGCGCTGGGGGACGAGGCGGTGGCGGTCTGGACCCGCCCCAACGAGGCCTATCTGCTGGATCTGGGCAACAGCTGCAACGGGCTGAACAACGCGACCACGATCCTGATCACCAACCTGCTCGGGCAGGTGTCGGCGGGCATGGATCGGGTGACCGTCTTCGACCGCCCGGGCGGCTTCCACGTCAGCTGCCGTATCCAGAGCATCCGCAGACTCGACACCCAGACCATCCGTGCCTCGGAGCGAGCGCTGCGCGAGGCGAAGCTGGCCGAACGCGAGGCGTCAGACGCCGGCAGCTGA